A region from the Canis lupus familiaris isolate Mischka breed German Shepherd chromosome 3, alternate assembly UU_Cfam_GSD_1.0, whole genome shotgun sequence genome encodes:
- the LOC119871273 gene encoding uncharacterized protein LOC119871273 isoform X1, producing MRQEGRAPAAPWAREGVLGSRAFCGCASAGTGCGVTCHLGWAPRPLRGAPVLEAAGSAGGSFWGQRRPSGGWLLGGPAGGRPPGRLVWGDRAVAAPSPRPVSRRRGPGRPLRSLPVQPFSTCWALFPFWGDTHDATQRPPEPAVTRLSVTTRGSEEPDGRTDASEIFVKNSPWARHSTSLWGITGPHSCPLGSKGCENLLSICRQMSEVQMLETRPG from the exons ATGAGACAGGAAGGCAGGGCCCCAGCGGCACCGTGGGCGCGCGAGGGAGTGTTGGGGAGCAGGGCCTTCTGTGGGTGCGCGTCTGCAGGGACCGGCTGCGGGGTAACTTGTCATCTGGGGTGGGCGCCTCGGCCGCTCCGGGGAGCTCCGGTTCTTGAGGCCGCGGGTTCGGCCGGTGGATCATTCTGGGGGCAGCGGCGGCCCAGTGGCGGGTGGCTGCTGGGTGGTCCCGCGGGAGGCCGGCCTCCTGGGCGCCTCGTCTGGGGGGACCGGGCTGTCGCCGCCCCTAGTCCGAGGCCGGTCTCCAGGCGCCGTGGTCCTGGGCGCCCGCTCCGGAGCCTCCCGGTCCAGCCGTTCTCCACCTGTTGGGCTTTGTTCCCTTTCTGGGGAGACACGCATGATGCCACGCAGAGGCCACCGGAGCCCGCCGTGACCCGCCTTTCAGTCACGACCAGAGGAAGCGAGGAGCCAGATGGTCGCACGGATGCCTCGG aaatatttgttaagaacTCTCCGTGGGCCAGACACAGCACTAGCCTTTGGGGCATAACAGGGCCTCATTCCTGCCCTTTGGGGAGTAAGGGCTGTGAAAATCTCCTGTCAATCTGCAGGCAAATGTCAG AAGTCCAGATGCTAGAAACAAGGCCAGGATGA
- the LOC119871273 gene encoding uncharacterized protein LOC119871273 isoform X2, producing MRQEGRAPAAPWAREGVLGSRAFCGCASAGTGCGVTCHLGWAPRPLRGAPVLEAAGSAGGSFWGQRRPSGGWLLGGPAGGRPPGRLVWGDRAVAAPSPRPVSRRRGPGRPLRSLPVQPFSTCWALFPFWGDTHDATQRPPEPAVTRLSVTTRGSEEPDGRTDASEIFVKNSPWARHSTSLWGITGPHSCPLGSKGCENLLSICRQMSVQMLETRPG from the exons ATGAGACAGGAAGGCAGGGCCCCAGCGGCACCGTGGGCGCGCGAGGGAGTGTTGGGGAGCAGGGCCTTCTGTGGGTGCGCGTCTGCAGGGACCGGCTGCGGGGTAACTTGTCATCTGGGGTGGGCGCCTCGGCCGCTCCGGGGAGCTCCGGTTCTTGAGGCCGCGGGTTCGGCCGGTGGATCATTCTGGGGGCAGCGGCGGCCCAGTGGCGGGTGGCTGCTGGGTGGTCCCGCGGGAGGCCGGCCTCCTGGGCGCCTCGTCTGGGGGGACCGGGCTGTCGCCGCCCCTAGTCCGAGGCCGGTCTCCAGGCGCCGTGGTCCTGGGCGCCCGCTCCGGAGCCTCCCGGTCCAGCCGTTCTCCACCTGTTGGGCTTTGTTCCCTTTCTGGGGAGACACGCATGATGCCACGCAGAGGCCACCGGAGCCCGCCGTGACCCGCCTTTCAGTCACGACCAGAGGAAGCGAGGAGCCAGATGGTCGCACGGATGCCTCGG aaatatttgttaagaacTCTCCGTGGGCCAGACACAGCACTAGCCTTTGGGGCATAACAGGGCCTCATTCCTGCCCTTTGGGGAGTAAGGGCTGTGAAAATCTCCTGTCAATCTGCAGGCAAATGTCAG TCCAGATGCTAGAAACAAGGCCAGGATGA